One stretch of Akkermansia sp. RCC_12PD DNA includes these proteins:
- a CDS encoding ATP-binding cassette domain-containing protein — MKLECESVWFSYSNKQWIFENYNRVFSSGITILKGYSGCGKTTLLKILAGYLRPQRGRVLTPRRASLTDALYRRKEVSYMFQGINLLPLATVERNLQLCAEMAMLPRKQWKRRADDLVERLGLESLRHKKAGSLSGGQAQRAALARTLMKDSDILLLDEPTSGLDDGNTEIIKKLIREYPADKICILSTHDSRLFDLTHEIIDFNQPVSL; from the coding sequence ATGAAATTGGAATGTGAATCCGTCTGGTTCAGCTATTCGAACAAGCAATGGATTTTTGAGAATTACAACAGGGTTTTTTCTTCCGGAATCACTATTTTAAAGGGATATTCCGGATGCGGGAAGACTACGCTGCTGAAAATTCTGGCCGGTTATCTGCGGCCCCAGCGGGGGAGGGTGCTTACCCCCCGCCGCGCGTCCCTGACGGATGCGCTTTACCGCCGCAAGGAGGTGAGCTACATGTTCCAGGGCATCAACCTGCTGCCTCTGGCAACGGTGGAAAGAAATCTTCAGCTATGCGCGGAAATGGCCATGCTGCCGAGAAAGCAGTGGAAGCGCAGGGCAGATGACCTGGTGGAAAGGCTGGGTTTGGAGTCCCTGCGCCACAAGAAGGCCGGAAGCCTGTCCGGCGGGCAGGCCCAGCGCGCCGCCCTGGCCCGGACATTGATGAAGGATTCCGATATTCTGCTGCTGGATGAACCTACTTCCGGACTGGATGACGGCAACACGGAGATCATCAAAAAACTGATCAGGGAGTATCCTGCCGACAAGATTTGCATTCTGAGTACGCATGATTCACGCCTTTTTGATCTGACTCATGAAATCATTGATTTTAATCAGCCTGTATCTCTTTAA
- a CDS encoding ABC transporter permease, whose protein sequence is MKSLILISLYLFKDTLHRWKERPASPLSRVLVAFFLSLCALSFLANYVLSSKMLHDEIRKNGADLIMVFDTVREGEASKRNLLQHELPLLHGCDVLALKDSPAGFARVGKPAFPILEYNMESCAFLADLELEAHPVVLLFNPGRSPLHPGPCVVSIGDFDFSLNASPLPENHLLGKLYPSGVILTPEGAFNSGLDSPMSNYRYVIRVHEMTAANIQSIEETLNNIVRYDGSMTIVQTHVGLLKRLEVLMSNQMECRMGFSIGIAVIVGILLTALASMEFRQNEYVYTLMKSFGVRPVLLILTFIVENIFLIGISFAGAVWAFMKTQKIVLGEFFKLGDTVLTYADIRQDLWLLGVSLLGCVLFSSIPVAFSAYRPIGKVLK, encoded by the coding sequence ATGAAATCATTGATTTTAATCAGCCTGTATCTCTTTAAGGATACGCTTCACCGTTGGAAGGAAAGGCCGGCCAGCCCTCTTTCCCGGGTACTCGTTGCGTTTTTTCTTTCCTTGTGCGCTCTTTCCTTTCTTGCGAATTACGTTCTTTCCTCCAAAATGCTGCATGATGAGATCAGGAAGAACGGAGCGGACCTGATCATGGTTTTTGATACCGTGCGTGAGGGAGAGGCCTCCAAAAGAAATCTGCTCCAGCACGAACTGCCTCTCCTGCACGGCTGCGACGTTCTGGCCCTGAAGGACTCCCCGGCCGGGTTTGCCAGGGTGGGGAAGCCCGCTTTCCCTATTTTGGAATACAACATGGAGTCCTGCGCTTTTCTTGCCGATCTGGAGTTGGAGGCGCATCCTGTCGTCCTCCTGTTTAATCCCGGCAGGAGTCCGCTGCATCCGGGGCCGTGCGTGGTATCCATCGGAGATTTTGATTTTTCCCTGAATGCCTCCCCGCTTCCGGAAAACCATTTGCTGGGGAAGCTGTATCCTTCCGGAGTGATTTTGACCCCGGAGGGTGCTTTCAATTCCGGATTGGATTCCCCCATGAGCAATTACCGTTATGTCATCCGGGTGCATGAGATGACCGCAGCCAATATCCAGAGCATTGAGGAGACGCTGAACAACATTGTACGCTATGACGGGAGCATGACGATAGTCCAGACGCACGTGGGACTCCTGAAGAGGCTGGAAGTTCTGATGAGCAACCAGATGGAATGCCGGATGGGTTTTTCCATCGGCATTGCGGTTATCGTGGGGATTCTTCTGACTGCCCTGGCTTCCATGGAATTCCGCCAGAACGAATATGTTTATACCCTGATGAAAAGTTTCGGGGTGCGGCCTGTCCTTCTGATCCTCACATTCATTGTTGAGAATATTTTCCTGATAGGCATTTCCTTTGCCGGAGCCGTATGGGCTTTCATGAAGACGCAGAAGATCGTCCTCGGAGAGTTTTTCAAATTGGGCGATACCGTTCTGACGTATGCCGATATACGGCAGGATTTGTGGCTTCTGGGCGTTTCCCTTTTAGGATGCGTGCTGTTTTCTTCCATTCCGGTCGCATTCTCCGCCTATCGCCCCATCGGAAAGGTTTTGAAATAG
- the menB gene encoding 1,4-dihydroxy-2-naphthoyl-CoA synthase, producing MSAQWTTAREYTDIKYETTDDGSIAKITINRPQVRNAFRPQTVHEMLNALNAAHEDPKVGVVILTGEGPDAFCSGGDQKVRGNAGYIGEDGVPRLNILDVQRTIRTMPKPVVAMVAGYAIGGGHVLHVVCDLTIAADNAKFGQTGPKVGSFDGGLGSSYLARIVGQKKAREIWYLCRQYDAQQALDMGLVNTVVPLDRLEEETLSWCREMLRHSPLALRCLKASLNADCDGQMGLLDLAGNATLLYYMSEEAKEGKNAFVEKREPDFSKFPRLP from the coding sequence ATGAGCGCACAGTGGACCACCGCCAGGGAATATACGGACATCAAGTATGAAACCACGGACGACGGCAGCATCGCAAAAATAACAATCAACCGCCCCCAGGTCCGGAACGCCTTCCGTCCCCAGACCGTTCATGAAATGCTCAACGCCCTCAACGCAGCGCATGAAGACCCCAAGGTGGGCGTGGTCATCCTCACCGGTGAAGGCCCGGACGCCTTCTGTTCCGGCGGCGACCAGAAAGTGCGCGGAAATGCGGGCTACATCGGCGAAGACGGCGTTCCACGCCTGAACATTCTGGACGTGCAGCGCACCATCCGCACCATGCCCAAGCCTGTCGTCGCCATGGTGGCCGGTTATGCCATCGGCGGAGGGCATGTCCTCCACGTCGTCTGCGACCTGACCATTGCGGCGGACAACGCCAAATTCGGACAAACCGGCCCCAAAGTGGGCTCCTTCGACGGGGGGCTGGGCTCCTCCTACCTGGCCCGCATCGTGGGCCAGAAAAAAGCCCGTGAAATCTGGTACCTGTGCCGCCAGTACGACGCGCAGCAGGCTCTGGACATGGGCCTCGTAAATACGGTCGTGCCCCTGGACAGGCTGGAAGAGGAAACGCTCTCCTGGTGCCGGGAAATGCTCCGCCACAGCCCGCTGGCCCTGCGCTGCCTGAAAGCGTCCCTCAACGCGGATTGCGACGGCCAGATGGGCCTGCTGGACCTGGCCGGAAACGCCACCCTGCTCTACTACATGAGTGAGGAAGCCAAGGAAGGCAAAAACGCCTTCGTGGAAAAGCGCGAACCGGACTTTTCCAAATTCCCCAGGCTTCCGTAA
- a CDS encoding AAA family ATPase, with translation MIHDLLVRGVTVFPGSEHFEFVPGINVVVGGNDSGKSHLLKLCYTVARWSADGGKKSLPEKWAEEQRLRKDLMRVFAARGLAGLTAQNRGNAHAHVEAGMEGEGVPEGMGNLVFDFRAGQEEEGLHIQEMPKRFLNVPVVFLAAREVLTIYPSFVQVGSRFPEFLDGGSWDLCRYLDVDAGSVPISTDAGRVVARLEKIIGGGVVKRDGRFFLQRPGLHPIEMSLVAEGFKRLGTLSYLIRNGSVRKGSVLFWDEPEMNLNASHLPVLVKTLTGLAKTGVQVILSSHSLFLLRELMIQLSESRNAMVHRKFFGMIVPRGDRSGVRVTCGDSLEDVGPIESLEAEIEQADRYLKLSYES, from the coding sequence ATGATACATGACCTACTGGTGCGCGGCGTGACGGTGTTTCCCGGCAGCGAACATTTTGAGTTCGTGCCGGGAATCAATGTAGTGGTAGGCGGCAATGATTCCGGCAAGAGCCATTTGCTGAAGCTGTGCTATACCGTGGCCAGATGGAGTGCGGATGGCGGCAAGAAGTCCCTGCCGGAAAAATGGGCGGAAGAACAGAGGCTCAGGAAGGACCTGATGCGGGTGTTTGCCGCCCGCGGGCTGGCCGGGCTGACCGCCCAGAACCGCGGGAATGCGCACGCCCATGTGGAAGCCGGAATGGAAGGGGAGGGTGTGCCGGAGGGGATGGGAAATCTTGTTTTCGATTTCCGGGCGGGGCAGGAGGAGGAAGGGCTGCATATTCAGGAAATGCCCAAGCGGTTTCTGAATGTTCCCGTCGTGTTTCTGGCGGCGCGGGAGGTGCTGACTATTTATCCTAGCTTTGTCCAGGTGGGGAGCAGGTTTCCCGAGTTTCTGGACGGGGGAAGCTGGGATCTTTGCCGATATCTGGATGTGGATGCAGGTTCCGTTCCCATCAGCACGGATGCAGGCCGCGTGGTGGCCCGGCTGGAGAAGATTATTGGAGGCGGGGTGGTGAAGAGGGACGGCCGGTTTTTTCTGCAAAGGCCGGGGCTTCATCCCATTGAGATGAGCCTGGTGGCGGAGGGCTTCAAAAGGCTGGGAACGCTGAGCTACCTGATCAGAAACGGTTCCGTGAGGAAAGGGTCCGTCCTGTTCTGGGATGAACCGGAGATGAATTTAAACGCCTCTCATCTGCCTGTGCTGGTGAAGACCCTGACCGGGCTTGCCAAGACGGGGGTGCAGGTAATTCTTTCCTCCCACAGCCTGTTCCTGCTCCGGGAGCTGATGATCCAGCTTTCCGAGTCACGGAATGCCATGGTGCACAGGAAGTTTTTCGGCATGATCGTGCCAAGGGGAGACCGTTCCGGCGTACGGGTGACGTGCGGGGATTCCCTGGAGGATGTGGGGCCTATTGAGTCGCTTGAAGCGGAAATCGAACAGGCGGACAGGTATTTGAAGCTGAGCTATGAGTCATAA